The following is a genomic window from Lepidochelys kempii isolate rLepKem1 chromosome 18, rLepKem1.hap2, whole genome shotgun sequence.
ACACCACCTCTCTCCTCTCGTTTTGGATCTTAGGATTTACAGTGTTTACGTCCACACTTGCCAAGTTCTGTCATCGCTGCCTCCCTCGACCCTTGCGCCTCCGCACCCCTTCAAGCACCTTGGATCCAGCGAGGAACCAAAATGCCGAAAGCATCTGAGTAGGGCAGAGTCCTCGCCTCGGGAACACGCCTCAATCTAACTTATTCACAGGAGCGACCTTTCCCGGTCCCTTTTTCACGTAGGCCGATATTTATGCGCAAGTGCCTCTGGATGTTTGTAGGGCGTAAAAgctcagttttaatttttttttttttgtttaaaagaaattaatttaatttttaaagaaattggTTTTGTAAAAAGTTAAAATGACAACGTGTTTAGGAGCTTTGTCTGCTCAGGACAATCACCGGGGTGTTGCTGCACTTCACGGCTTCATGAGGTCGGTCGTGTCTCAGCTAGAGGTGTTTAAACTGAGTCTTGGGTTAACTCCACTGCCATGGAAGAGATGGACTGGGCATGTGGACTGGACCTAGGTATAGTGCAAATAGCCGCTGTGTAAATGCCCTCATTCCTTTAGAAAATGCACCTCCTTTCTGCTGTGCTAGGCTTGGGCACTTATGCAATCTGCCAAAGCGCCTAGCTCCTGGCCCTGGAGCAACCCTTGCTATTGCAGCATGCAGAGAAGCAGTGTGGAGCAGTGGACTTGTCTGTCTGGTAGCAAAATCCCCATGCTGCACAGTTTCTGACACGCACATGAGTGAGGAGCCAGCGTGAGAACCCTCATCTCTACCAACACAGGCCTCTGCCGCGGGAGCTAAAAGAGATCTGTAGCTGGTGGTAAAAGCAGTAGGGAGGTAACTTATCTGTGCACTCGGCAACCAGAGGGCAACATCCCATGTACCATCAGCACATTAGGGCTTAGAGTTCTGCTGAGTTCTCTTCCTGACTCTATTGCTGTCTTGCTGGATGCCCTGTGTTAGTTTCCCCATGTTTGTCTGCTGAGCCTAATGCTATGCATACGAAATAGGGGAGCTGTGGGCAATgattaatatttgtacagcaccgcgaagaagaaaagagagagcatgCTTTGGAATGTTAATATTCCGGCTCTGTTCGCGCACCTCAATTTTCACTGACAGCACTTCCTGCTCTTGCAGCCCTGGGCCTGCAAAccgctctgccaaagaacctccTTTTCTGCCGGACTCCTTGCTACGTGACATTGCCCAGGGTCTGAATGTCAGGGCCGAAACCAGGAGAGCCTGTCTTGGGCAGCTGATAATGGAAAAAAGAAACGTTCTTCCTTGGCTGTGTGGGTTAAGGGATGTGCTGGGCAGTGGCTTTAGCTTGCAGTGCTGGAGTAGCTGCTCTCCCAGCACTGCAGGGGTTGAACAAAGAGAACACCGATGGAACGGGGCTGTATTTACCGGCCGGCGTCTTCAGTCGTTTGTCACAGGGACAagaaaacagtttatttttattgcacttTTAATAAATGTTGACTAttctaaaggtttttttttctatttaagttCGAAATGCTTGTGAAAGTGACCGATGGGCATTTGAAGGGGGGTATGATGCCAGTGGGTGCCAGGCCTCTTACCCAAAAAAACTGCTCCTCTTAGACCCCGATCAGAGTCCCTCTCAAGTGGCCCAAACAATTTTGGGCTAGCTCTGAACCAGCAGCTTCAGCGTGAGCCTCTGTAGCCCATTACCAGTTCTCCCAAAGCTgtcccgaccctccagcgtaaAATGTGGCAGCAAGCGGGGAAGTGAGGGGTATTAAAGGGCTGCACGTGGGATGGACATGTGTGGATACTGTAGTCGATGAGGTAAATCAGTGGGAATGGATGTGATTGTGGCAGGTTGACAGGCTCCACCTGGGCCATTGTTTGGAGAGGGAAGTATGGGGAGCATATGGCAGTCAGATGTTTGTACAGTGACGAAGGACGGCTGGCCCCCGTCACATTCCTTCTCCTCTGATGCTATGCAGGCATTTGTCATCTGGCCTCTACTGCTGAGACTTCAGTGGTAGTCTGGGGGGATGGACAAGATCACCCAAGAGTCCCTGGCAACCCCAATGGTTCTGACTGACACTGCGTTAAAAGCCCTGGGTCCAGTGGCAAGGGAACTGGGCTGGACAATACCTGCCTTTTAAAGCTTGCTATAAATTGTCAACATATTGAATCTGTtgcagcagccaggaccctgctgaAATCCTGCCTGGGAAAGCTCCCGTGCCACCCCTGGCTGCAGCATGGTATCCTATTCCAATCCCGCTTTACAGCTTTGATGGCAGAGGAGAGATGAGCAGGGGATCTGGCTTTGGTTTTTCCATCTGGAGAGAGGGAAAGGATGGCCAGCCCACAAAATGAACATTCTCCCTCCATTCAGATGGCTGCAATAATATGACCAGAGAGAGACTGCAGCAGGGccactgagggtgggggagtgtAGTTGCAAGTTGATGATCAGTGTAAACATTTATTACTTTAGAGCACTTCTGAGCCTCTATCTTGGCTTATTGTATTCAGCCGGGCACTGAGTACTGGATTGTTGCAGAATTTGTGGAAATGCAATTAGCATCTGATCTGGATTTTAAGCTTAACACCCCTAAAGAGCACCTAGAAGAAGGAGCAAAGTCATGGGGTTAACTTCTGCAGCCAGTGACACCTCTGTAAAATGTACAAAGCATCTAAATGCCATTACAGCACTTGCATCTAATGCTGGCTATGTTAAATTATTCTCTTAAACTGCATTATCAGGTCCCTTTACTCTAACAATGGCTTATTGCTCACTGAGCCCCTCACGTCTGAGCAACGCAGAAGTCATCCCATTAAACACCTAGTTGGAGCAACTGCCCTGTATCGTACCCTAGTGGTTTTAAAAGGTGACGGTATTAAAGTTACAGAGCTAGACTGACATTTTTGCGATGTCTGGGAGAATGATCTAGTTTTTCTCTTGTACGTCGGCTACTACATTTTAAATTGAGCTGTGCAAAATTCTCTCTGAAATGGTAACCCCTGAGAGGGCTAGGGTTTTTGCATGTTAGCGAAATAAACtactccctcccatcccctgtttggttttgaattaaaaaaaagtggtCCAGCTGAATATTAAGCAGAGATGGCTTTGCAACAAAAATATGCAGAAATTTCTATTTTTCTAAGAACCTCATTTGTGGGCAATTCcacaaaaaaaattactaagaACTTTAAAGCCCAAGTGCCTGGTCAGGAGAGCAGGGTCTTCTCGGAGCTGAGTCTTGTTTTGCTGAGCAGAGTAAAAAGCTAGTACTAACCCAAATATCAAGCAGAGGCAGGTAAATAACACCTCCCAGCAATAGGTTTAACACTAACCAATATACAATTGAAATGTTTAATAAAGCACATTgtataaaattaaatattgtCATTTTATAGATACAGACAGCTTTAGCATGCTTCTTTCCAAGGGCAGATGGATTTCTCTCCCTGAGAAATAATCCCATCCAGACCCGTTTTCAGCGTTGTCGGTTTCCAAGAAAACAACCCTTCCATTAGCCCTTCCTTTCCATCAGTGAGTTGAAAGGGCCGAGCCCATTTACAGCTGTATCCTGACAGCAACAGCCCCGCAGTTTGAGGCATGTGCACCTTTCCCAGGAAGCAGCAGTTGTAGAAACGTGCCCTTGTGCAAGTCTTCAAGGCTCCGTTATCTGTGCAGCGTTTTGGAGGGCTAGAGATTTAGGTGAAGCAGTGGATCAATATACGGCTATGCACgaatctcttctctctctcccacccaccccccgcctttgcatggcagagctgtgtgaaagcGAGGGGCTGGATTAACCGTGTAGGTTCAGGTGACATTCCCAGTGCAGAGGTGGAGCCGTGTGTAGGCCGGGAACAGGGGCTGCTACAGCTTGGCAGTGAGGTATGTTGGTGAAATCCAGTAGGCAGCAGCTTGACCTAGCTCAGTGGGGTGAGGCGCTAGCGAGAGGGCGGGCTGGTCCCAGGCACTGGCGGGGTTGTAAACGAAACAGGGTTTGGCCTGCTGAAAGTAACCGTCCTTGGGAAGCAGCGGAGGTTCCCAGTTTTCAGGGCACACTGCACCGGCCACAGAATGATGCACAGCAAAATGATGACCAGGGCCGAGAGGAGGACGATGCGTTTCCAGTCGTCGCACATGGCACAGCGGGACAGCCTCCCAGCCATGCCCTCTGTCGGCGTCATGGGGGGATTGGGCTTGCTCATGGCCACGTCAAGGCAGATGCATGCGTCGGGATCTTCTGGGTCCTGGGATGACTGCCTGCAGCACAGCTTGCTGCCTTCCATCCACACCACTTTCTCCCGTTGGTACTCGGGGGGCAGGGTGgacaggagctcctggctggtcTGGAGAGCCGGAGGGCCCTCAAGGGGAATCTCCGTGAGCTGCCTGCAGAGGGGGCACGGCAGCTGATCCTCGacacggggctggggcagggccgaGGTCAAGCGGGCCACGCACTCCAGACAGAAGACATGCGAGCACTGGAGCAGCTTGGGTGTCTTGAAGCTGTTGTCGTAGGTGTTGAAGCAGATGGAGCACTCGATGGGGGAGGTCGGTTTGGGGGAGGCAAGGCTGGACGTCGGGGAGCTGAGCTTTCTGCTGTCGGTGGGCGAGGTGACTATGATGGGGCTAATAGGAATGGGGATTTCATCCAGAGCGGCAGGAACGGGGCTGGTGGGGGAATCTGGTGTCTCGGTGCGCCGCATTTGGGGGAAGCACGACATGACCGACCCTGAGGAGACAGACAAAGTAGTGTCAGAAGCTAGATAAAGGGGGTGGAACACTTTAATTTTTGTTACATTTCCCCAAGACCTTAGAGAGACTAGTCCTGTGTAAGCGTGGGCATGGCTCCCTTGAGAGCTGCAATTCTAACAGAGCTGAAATTGCAGTTGATAAATATGAAAATAagacacctcttcccccaagcctgCAATCCTCATCCAGAAAAAGTGTGTGTTGGAACAGAGACAAGCCACCAGCAGACAACAGGCTAAGCCAGCATCAGGCCAAAACTTTTTCACCACAGCCACGGGGAGAGAGTTTACGACTGCTGTCTTCCCCCACAAACCTCCCATTGCCAACAGAAACCAAAACACATACCCCAAGTGCCGCTTCCCATAATCTGAGAAGGGAGGAGAAGAGCAGAAGACTCCATGAAGTCAACTAGGGACTTTGCTATGCCAATCTATTAGCCTGGGAGGCGCTCAGGTATTACGGTGGCAGGCACCCGTGCAAAAGCCTAAGATAAATAGATAAATTGTATTCATTGATACAGTGCCCCCATGGGCTAATAAAACATCCCCCTCCAGCTGACggtcagcaccaccaaccggGTGCCTTCATGCTTGCCTGAgtgtcctctccagcatgccctcatgggagttgagggcacccaggcactttgcaagatcaggtctGTCCTCTGCTCTCTCGACCCCAACGGGGGGCGGGAAATCTTACCTGCCTTGTAACCGTGACATGGCAAAAAAGTTGCCTAAGGAAATTCCCTCAGGATCCCGTGTGGGGAGAATTTCCCCCTGAGCTATTTCCTTGTTGTCCTATTGCTACCTCATAAGGAAGCTGCTTCTGTGTTCTCATCCACTCTGACTGAAAGTACCAGCCTGCCTGTAGCTACGTGGTGCACAGTGCTTTCTGGCCCCAAGGACATCTGAGAGCAAGTGGGAGTTCTGGTAGAGAGGGCTAATGTTGCCACCCTGGCAGCGAGTTAATTCCCCACCTCCGACGGAGTCACTCCAGTTTGTGTGCGTAAACCTGGCCTCCCTGTTGGAGGCTATTTTCTCCATGACAACATGGCAGCTAGCTATCCTGTCTTATGGGGCATTTAAAAGTT
Proteins encoded in this region:
- the RNF223 gene encoding RING finger protein 223 isoform X1 codes for the protein MESSALLLPSQIMGSGTWGSVMSCFPQMRRTETPDSPTSPVPAALDEIPIPISPIIVTSPTDSRKLSSPTSSLASPKPTSPIECSICFNTYDNSFKTPKLLQCSHVFCLECVARLTSALPQPRVEDQLPCPLCRQLTEIPLEGPPALQTSQELLSTLPPEYQREKVVWMEGSKLCCRQSSQDPEDPDACICLDVAMSKPNPPMTPTEGMAGRLSRCAMCDDWKRIVLLSALVIILLCIILWPVQCALKTGNLRCFPRTVTFSRPNPVSFTTPPVPGTSPPSR
- the RNF223 gene encoding RING finger protein 223 isoform X2 is translated as MSCFPQMRRTETPDSPTSPVPAALDEIPIPISPIIVTSPTDSRKLSSPTSSLASPKPTSPIECSICFNTYDNSFKTPKLLQCSHVFCLECVARLTSALPQPRVEDQLPCPLCRQLTEIPLEGPPALQTSQELLSTLPPEYQREKVVWMEGSKLCCRQSSQDPEDPDACICLDVAMSKPNPPMTPTEGMAGRLSRCAMCDDWKRIVLLSALVIILLCIILWPVQCALKTGNLRCFPRTVTFSRPNPVSFTTPPVPGTSPPSR